Below is a window of Salinibacter grassmerensis DNA.
TACCGATAACGGTGCTCACCTCCACCATCTTTTATCGCCTGTATTATTTTTTCTGCCTGATCGCTGGTTATGGCTTTGGTCGGGGTTTCCGTTTTCTTCGGGACCCCCACATCCTTCGAGATATCCCGGTCTAACCACCCCTTCTTCACCAGAAACCGGATCAGATACCCGACGTGACTGACGTATTTACGTCGGGTTGCGTCTGAGATATCGGTTTTGGAGTCGATCCAGTTTGCGATCTCTCTGGACGTGAGCGACGAGGTCCGTATGTCCTCACCAACGTGACGAACAAACAGACGAAGCACTTCCCGATACGTCCGCTGCGTGGCTGGTCGGAGGTGCGACTTGGACTCCAAGAATACGTCCCGAGCTTTTCCAAGAGTGCTTAGGTCCTTCTCTGGTGGTGCTTCCCAACCAAAGAGTTCGTGCTCACGACCATCCCTCCAAGGGTCATACTCGCCCAACGCATATTTGTCTTCTGCTCTGACGTGCAAGCGCTCTGCCACATCACGACGTGGAGTTTGCAGAGCTACACGCTTGCGCTTCGGTGTCCGGTCGGAATCGTAGAACTGGGAGTAAAACTTGCCATGCTGCTGGACTAAGGACGCCATTTTGTTATCGCATTGTTATAGAGCAAACTATAACAATGAGCCAGCGACCTCAAAATGGGCTTTGCAGCGGCTGAGAGATGATTTGTCCTTCCGTGCTGGAGTGCGCCCGCCGGTTTTCAAGACCGGTGCATTCGACCAGGCTCTGCCACCCCTCCGTGGGCTCATTTTCTGCGTGTGCTTTCACACAGGCCTCGGAGGACGGTTTCGATCCAGGCTTGAATTGGGGGTGGAGGGGCCTTTCGACACCCGACGAGGCCGCGCCGGTGGCAGAAAGACCGTTCCAGCAGGACACGGGCTTTTTTCTCAAGGCAGAGCTACTCAAGGCGGAGCAGCCACGCCCCCGACGGCAGCGCCTCCGCACGCTCCCTAAGGATCTGTTGAGCCGCCTCCGCTTCTTCAAACGGCCCGATCACCACCCGGTGTCGCCGGGCGCCCTCGTCGCGTTCAGTCGCGCGCACTGCCACACGAAGCGCCCCCGGAAACTCTTCGCGGTAGCGGCGGGCCACGGTTGCCGCCTGCGCCTCCTCGCTCATTGAGGCAACGACGATGCCCCACCGCTCCTGTGAGGAGGTGTCGGCCGGGGGGGCGGTCGTGGGCCCCGTCTCGGACGAGTCTGCAGGGCCCGGTGCCGCCGCGCCCGCCCCGCTCGTGTCCGCCCCGGCGGGCCGGGCCACCCGGACCGTCACCCTCCGGGTATCTTCTCCGTCCTGGTTGGAGACCTGGAGCCGCGCGGTGTACTCGCCCGGGGCCTCATAGGCGTGGGTGG
It encodes the following:
- a CDS encoding tyrosine-type recombinase/integrase encodes the protein MASLVQQHGKFYSQFYDSDRTPKRKRVALQTPRRDVAERLHVRAEDKYALGEYDPWRDGREHELFGWEAPPEKDLSTLGKARDVFLESKSHLRPATQRTYREVLRLFVRHVGEDIRTSSLTSREIANWIDSKTDISDATRRKYVSHVGYLIRFLVKKGWLDRDISKDVGVPKKTETPTKAITSDQAEKIIQAIKDGGGEHRYRYITLILRVNPMIGLRTGELLEMRWEEGPVRVDLGGGVVHVASGGDFKTKSGQSRRVPLPEEAEKLLEEERERSSSDHVFHRNGSKVKYTTLSSAFRRFRKDAGVASWVTLHSTRHAFGTRLASAGTPIHVIKKLMGHSTTSVTEQYLHAAPEQGHHYVEKAFGD